The following proteins come from a genomic window of Thermosinus carboxydivorans Nor1:
- the speD gene encoding adenosylmethionine decarboxylase, whose product HKFSPQGVSGVVVISESHLAIHTWPELGYAAVDVFTCGDRVNPWDACQHLVAKLEAAEVDAREVKRGQLKEVTAQKVS is encoded by the coding sequence CCATAAGTTTAGTCCCCAGGGTGTCAGCGGCGTTGTTGTTATTTCGGAATCTCATTTAGCCATCCATACCTGGCCGGAGTTGGGCTACGCCGCTGTTGACGTATTTACTTGTGGCGACCGCGTCAATCCGTGGGATGCCTGTCAGCATCTGGTTGCTAAACTTGAGGCCGCCGAGGTAGATGCCCGTGAAGTAAAACGAGGTCAACTAAAAGAAGTAACAGCGCAAAAAGTATCTTAA